TCCTGGATATCCTCCGAAATTCCGCATATGCTACCTCCCTTTTTCTCTATCGTATGAAGGGAGGTACATATACCGCAAGTCCTTTGCCTACTCTATTTCTCTTCACCTAAACGTTGCACAAAGTTTGCTAATGTTCGCACCATGACACCTGTACCGCCTTTTGGTCCTAAATCATGTGCAGAGACTGCATCCGATGTACCTGCAATGTCTAAATGAATCCATGGTAAATCCCCAACAAACTCACCTACGAAGCCACCTCCGAAAATCATATGGCCATCGCGACCAGGAGAGTTGTTTAAATCTGCAATATCTGATTTCCGAATTCGCTTTTTATCACTTTCTGTTAACGGCATACGCCATACAAACTCATCTGTCTCTTGTGCTGCCTCCATAAAACTCGCATAGAATTCATCGTTATTAGAAAGCGCACCCGTTTTATCTAAACCAAGAGCTGTAATAACACCACCAGTTAAAGTGGCAACGTCGATTAGCGCAGTTGCACCTTGTTGTTTAGCATATGTAGTAGCATCTGCCAGTACTAAACGACCTTCAGCATCAGTATTTAAAATTTCAACCGTTTTACCGCTATACGTTGTAATCACATCATCAGGTTTAAAGGCTGTATCCGAAACCATATTGTCTGTAGAACCAATAACGGCTACGACGTTTTTATTAGGGCGTAATTCACCAATAATTTTCATAGCGCCAAGCACAGCTGCTGCACCACCCATATCGCCCTTCATTCCAACCATCGAATCTTTAGGTTTTAGAGAATAGCCCCCTGTATCATACGTTACACCTTTACCGACAAGGCCAATCGGATCAGTGAAATCTTCTGTTGCTTTATACTTTAAAGTGATAAGGCGAGGTTCCTCATATGAGCCTTGATTTACACTTAAAATACCACCCATTCCCAGTTCCTCTAGTTGGGCTTTATCTAAAATTTCCACTTCAAAATCATAGTCAATAGCAAGGGACTGTGCATAATTTGCTAAGTCTGTCGCTGTTAATAAATTTGGTGGAAGATTAATTAAGCTACGTGCTTCATTTACGGCATCTGCATAAATAATTCCAACCTCAAAGCTAGCCACAACATTATCTAAATCTTCAGCAGTAGTCAAGAAATGTACAGCTTCAATGCGCTTATCCACTTCATTTGAAGTTGTTTTATAATGCGGAATCGTATAATAGCCTAGCGTTGTGCCTTCTCCTGCTAAAAATGCTACATCATCTACCGTTATTGTTTCTGTTGTAAATGATTCTAACCAAATGGAATACTCTTTCACTTTTAAAGTATTTAGCTCTTTGCCGACTAAACCAAAGGCTGCACGCAAATCGCCTTCCGTTAAGTTTTTACGTTCATCTAAGCCAACAAATAAAATTCGTTTTAGATGGGCATGCTCCTTCATAAATGGCAATTTTGTAATGGCTTTTAGTTCAGTCGAAACATCACCTGCACTAAGCCAACTATTCAGAGCTTCTCCGTAAAAAGTCGAAAAACTTGCCCAATCTTGCATTTGTTCACGATGTTTTGTGACCCCCACCACTAATACTTCTGTAGAAATCGTTTCAAATGTTTTTGCTTCTTTAACAATATGCATAAATATTCCTCCATTCAATATTTCTATTATACCTAACTTTCAGAAATGCACGTAATATTTAGCTATTTCTTCTTTTAGAAAATAATGAATGTTATAATAAAAGTAATTACAAGTGAAGGTTGTGATGAATATGTCGATACTTCAAAATACGCCTCTACTCGTCGCCCTCTTTTCCGTTCTTTTTGCACAGTTTGTTAAAATCCCCATTCACTTTTTAATGACCAAACAATTGAAATGGGGACTATTCACATCTACTGGAGGCATGCCTAGCTCACACTCCGCTTCTGTTACAGGGTTAACAACGTCAATCGCTTATGAAACAGGCT
This DNA window, taken from Lysinibacillus sp. FSL M8-0337, encodes the following:
- a CDS encoding leucyl aminopeptidase, producing the protein MHIVKEAKTFETISTEVLVVGVTKHREQMQDWASFSTFYGEALNSWLSAGDVSTELKAITKLPFMKEHAHLKRILFVGLDERKNLTEGDLRAAFGLVGKELNTLKVKEYSIWLESFTTETITVDDVAFLAGEGTTLGYYTIPHYKTTSNEVDKRIEAVHFLTTAEDLDNVVASFEVGIIYADAVNEARSLINLPPNLLTATDLANYAQSLAIDYDFEVEILDKAQLEELGMGGILSVNQGSYEEPRLITLKYKATEDFTDPIGLVGKGVTYDTGGYSLKPKDSMVGMKGDMGGAAAVLGAMKIIGELRPNKNVVAVIGSTDNMVSDTAFKPDDVITTYSGKTVEILNTDAEGRLVLADATTYAKQQGATALIDVATLTGGVITALGLDKTGALSNNDEFYASFMEAAQETDEFVWRMPLTESDKKRIRKSDIADLNNSPGRDGHMIFGGGFVGEFVGDLPWIHLDIAGTSDAVSAHDLGPKGGTGVMVRTLANFVQRLGEEK